In one Plasmodium falciparum 3D7 genome assembly, chromosome: 14 genomic region, the following are encoded:
- a CDS encoding AP2 domain transcription factor, putative has product MNEYSVYNKPNSNNISVSKGTSRIFKKIKTNKNYGSLAIKKETHNELNGNTKRNVSDKLIYENETKTMINNNNNNMNDNNNNYRLDILTGSEEYEKNDISYVQEDSDIMEHIKLEGNEIDYEKMVYGNDKERSKEKKKINNYDKNIQGIKIEEDINEYKKVKKCDVAKNRVKRLELVIDIEEYNDNKLENENLLQKNYAKNISSDEKKYYYNNYIFNDDLYNGKLNCLTKTLDFLAKEEHINPNGNLDDQEDSESVCVIEKRTIKNSSSCDEKELIEKINLKDNYVFFNNNNKEKNKNKLKDKNKTNKINKRKKPNHSKTNDNDQTEIYKKTKKMNNKNNNGKNKNNHMNVLENFNAKHNMNSTTRQNNNNIKKIKSNNNNNNNNDNNYCYYYKSIDKNVSYYNSRSSSKSDFNLYSNTTSTQNSYSSIYNDNDNDNCINSCDSNYNNNYNNIYNNHCNNNFNNNNKLPSSNYTKIMNDTNYVSSNDDSTKIHIGIKEEKKYIMKPEEHLENFIKNNRIYNDSGCYVISDDCVIPNYKYEQDDVYVEIIENNNITDGYNNLQDSFEKIKEFWSSSNVTSTTNKNNNNKKNIILYDEQKDDNEIDHRKTSKNSNDNLKKSQNINDGMKTANSSIKNDTKDEEEYKKSIKSKNNKNNRNNDDDYMKEEDQINSFLPSNENNNNNNNNNNNNNNNNNNNNNNNNNNNNNNNNNDCDTKYDANINSKCNRNNIYNINSYLNVVGYNDNKKNDTINDKNNNNNMKNDKPEDECTKKKDINNSNNKNYSSNDNINNGNNKNYNGNNKNYNGNNKNYNGNNKNYNGNNKNCNGNNKNCNGNNKNYNGNNKNCNGNNKNYNSNNKNYNSKHNSNKGHSKDHNNGHSKDHNNGHSKDHNNGHSKDHNNGHSKDHNNGHSKDHNNGHSKDHNNGHNDDHNNDHNNNNDSFKCEENVFQEFNEFMRKKMWMEKYLHNQINCYDVLLEIRKRVPRWGDYKCNFFFHWKKIMELNNEELKIYILIFRSLCNENIKKIDFYILKIILNELDELRKVNEPHYVSFEFTQDCINNGETKYVDSSDVYFNMNQFVQPWYLKNLNKSMDIKKFLNSLDILENQKKKTYIVHGMEIPEQIFNMYNTSKKKAKKKKKCSKINTNEHLYDQPSTHSDVPLNNQLKNNLQKKSQNNIYNRDENRQAKNCKYLKKTNTLLNNEHINNMVSNLDNTKTKDINKNKNINESVKKASIKNYNKNVKNNNKKCDNTNDNKNDNKNDNTNDNKNDNKCEKTTKDYEAKQVNKTLKKNANSPNNSKGKKRTGFYDLEIDGVISSFEARKGVYYDKSRKLWRANWKENGKIQTKGFSVNEYKSVQLARQKAIEWREKKEAELLL; this is encoded by the exons atgaacGAATAtagtgtatataataaaccgAACTCTAACAATATTTCTGTATCTAAGGGTACAAGtcgaatttttaaaaaaatcaaaacaaataaaaattatggttCCTTAgctataaaaaaagaaacacaTAACGAGCTTAATGGTAATACTAAGAGGAATGTGTCtgataaattaatttatgaaaatgaaacaaaaacgatgataaataataataataataatatgaacgataataataataattatagatTAGATATATTGACAGGAAGTGaggaatatgaaaaaaatgatatttcaTATGTTCAAGAGGATAGTGACATTATggaacatataaaattagaaGGAAATGAAATAGACTACGAAAAGATGGTTTATGGAAATGATAAGGAAAGAAgcaaagaaaagaaaaaaataaataattatgataaaaatatacaaggtattaaaatagaagaagatataaatgaatataagaaAGTGAAAAAATGTGATGTTGCAAAGAATAGAGTAAAAAGATTAGAATTAGTAATAGACATTGaagaatataatgataataaattagaaaatgaaaatttgttacaaaaaaattatgcaaaaaatatatcatctgatgaaaagaaatattattataataattatatttttaatgatgatttatataatggGAAATTAAATTGTCTAACAAAAACATTAGATTTTTTAGCAAAAGAAGAGCATATTAATCCTAATGGAAATTTAGATGACCAAGAAGATAGTGAAAGCGTTTGTGTTATTGAAAAAAGAACCATAAAAAATTCTTCATCATGTGATGAAAAAGAACttattgaaaaaattaatttaaaagataactatgttttttttaataataataataaagagaaaaacaaaaataagtTGAAagataaaaacaaaacaaacaaaataaacaaaagaaaaaaaccaAACCACTCTAAAACAAATGACAATGATCAAACggagatatataaaaaaacaaaaaaaatgaacaataagaataataatggtaaaaataaaaataatcatatgaaTGTTCTTGAAAATTTTAATGCTAAACATAACATGAATTCAACAACaagacaaaataataataatatcaaaaaaattaagagtaataataataataataataataatgataataattattgttattattataaatcgattgataaaaatgttaGTTACTATAATAGTAGATCTAGTAGTAAATCTGATTTTAATTTGTATAGTAACACCACAAGTACCCAAAATAGTTACAGTAgtatttataatgataatgataatgataattgtATTAATAGTTGTGATAgtaattataacaataattataataatatttataacaaccattgcaataataattttaataataataataagctTCCTTCTAGTAATTATACCAAAATTATGAATGATACAAATTATGTTAGTTCAAATGATGATAGTACTAAAATACATATAggtataaaagaagaaaaaaaatatattatgaaaccAGAAGAACATTtagaaaattttattaaaaataatagaatatataatgattcaGGTTGTTATGTGATAAGTGACGACTGTGTAATTcctaattataaatatgaacaagATGATGTTTATGTTGaaattatagaaaataataatattactgATGGATATAATAATCTACAAGATAgttttgaaaaaattaaagaatttTGGAGTTCCTCCAATGTTACTAGTACAacgaataaaaataataataataaaaagaatattattttgtatgatGAACAAAAAGATGACAATGAAATTGATCATAGGAAGACATCAAAAAATAGCAATGATAATCTTAAGAAGagtcaaaatataaatgatggtATGAAGACAGCGAATAGTagtattaaaaatgatacgAAAGATGAGGaggaatataaaaagagtataaaatcaaaaaataataaaaataatagaaataatgatgatgattatatGAAGGAGGAAGATCAAATTAATAGCTTTTTACCATCAaacgaaaataataataacaataataataataataacaataataataataataacaacaataataataataataataataataataataataataataataataacgatTGTGATACAAAGTATGATGCTAATATTAATTCGAAATgtaatagaaataatatttataatataaatagttaTCTTAATGTAGTTggttataatgataataagaaaaacgATACTATTAatgacaaaaataataataacaatatgaaGAATGATAAACCTGAGGATGAATGCACAAAGAAGaaagatattaataatagtaataataaaaattatagtagtaatgataatataaataatggtaataataagaattataatgggaataataagaattataatgggaataataagaattataatgggaataataagaattataatGGGAATAATAAGAATTGTAATGGGAATAATAAGAATTGTAATGGgaataataagaattataatgggaataataagaattgtaatggaaataataagaattataatagtaataataagaattataataGTAAGCATAATAGTAATAAGGGTCATAGTAAAGACCATAATAATGGTCATAGTAAAGACCATAATAATGGTCATAGTAAAGACCATAATAATGGTCATAGTAAAGACCATAATAATGGTCATAGTAAAGACCATAATAATGGTCATAGTAAAGACCATAATAATGGTCATAGTAAAGACCATAATAATGGTCATAAtgatgatcataataatgatcataataataataatgattcaTTTAAATGTGAAGAAAATGTCTTCCAAGAATTTAACGAAtttatgagaaaaaaaatgtggatggaaaaatatttacataatcaAATAAATTGTTATGATGTCTTATtagaaataagaaaaaggGTACCTAGATGGGGTGATTataaatgtaattttttttttcattggaagaaaattatggaattaaataatgaagaattaaaaatttatatattaatatttaggTCCTTGTGTAATgaaaatatcaaaaaaatagatttttatattttaaaaattattttaaacgAATTAGATGAATTAAGAAAAGTGAATGAACCACATTATGTATCTTTTGAATTTACACAAGATTGTATAAATAATGGAGAAACAAAATATGTTGATTCTTCtgatgtatattttaatatgaatCAATTTGTACAACCATGGTATTTGAAAAATCTTAATAAATCTATGGATATAAAGAAATTCTTGAATTCATTAGATATCTTAGAAaaccaaaagaaaaaaacatatattgtTCATGGTATGGAGATACCTGAACAGATATTCAACATGTATAATACTAGCAAAAAAAaagctaaaaaaaaaaaaaaatgtagtaaaataaatacaaatgaacATCTATATGATCAACCAAGTACACATTCTGATGTACCTCTAAATAATCAGTTAAAAAATAACCTTCAGAAGAAATcgcaaaataatatatataatagagaTGAAAATAGACAGGCAAAAAActgtaaatatttaaaaaaaacaaatacattattaaataacgaacatattaataatatggtATCCAATTTGGATAATACAAAGACAaaagatattaataaaaataaaaatatcaatGAATCTGTAAAAAAGGCATCAATCAAAAATTACaacaaaaatgttaaaaataataataaaaaatgtgataatacaaatgataataaaaatgataataaaaatgataatacaaatgataataaaaatgataataaatgtgAAAAAACGACAAAGGATTATGAAGCCAAACAAGTCaataaaacattaaaaaaaaatgctaACTCTCCCAACAATTCTAAGGGTAAAAAAAGAACAGGATTTTATGATTTAGAAATTGATGGGGTTATTTCATCATTTGAAGCCAGAAAAGGTGTTTATTATGATAAGTCAAGAAAATTGTGGAGAGCCAATTGGAAGGAAAATGGAAAAATACAAACAAAAGGTTTTTCAGttaatg aatatAAATCGGTTCAACTAGCTAGACAAAAGGCTATTGAATGGAGAGAGAAAAAAGAAGCTGaattattgttataa
- a CDS encoding serine hydroxymethyltransferase, which produces MLKEFVKNVNVRNHRYISFYSLRNQSRLNDIDDETYNMLKSYKNKNDINLSLVHNIMPTYMKEYLSIDLNRNIFVNNKNIENLEYIALNSFNLQKKYWGCLISNVSLNNNKSIDDYFFIKLYGHFLKKECKILRINYCLEQNIENNVSNDIMQNLYNIINIKNRNEPNYDEIQKISNDFNPDIIYFDESNNPYNIDYDRFIKGLKNKNNKIHNKPIIITNMNNKANLISQNLINSPFTHSDIVFTYFNENFRAHNSFVIFYKKGYKCVNTDGHIIEYDYEKKLKYAFDDIYLNNIFFSFFTSFKLMKNEEFKEYVKQIKENTYILYKYINRKYFHIQYSQNNSFFNLNPSSCTFNIQEFYLLCNKLNIYFDILKDKSSNQKSFNIGTNNLTSLGLLTHDIKNVAEFFNESVVLYFYLKEKSKLTNMSFIQYIEDNSSASDIYSLAVDISSFISSYPSPYTNE; this is translated from the coding sequence ATGCTGAAGGAGTTtgttaaaaatgtaaatgttAGAAACCATAGATACATCAGTTTTTATTCTCTAAGAAATCAGAGCCGTTTAAATGATATAGATGATGAGACCTATAATATGTTAAAgagttataaaaataagaatgatataaatttatctcttgtacataatataatgCCTACATATATGAAGGAATATTTAAGTATAGATTTAAATCGAAATATATTTGtgaataataagaatatagaAAATTTGGAATATATAGCCTtaaattcatttaatttacAAAAGAAATATTGGGGTTGCCTTATTAGTAATGTTTctcttaataataataaatccattgatgattattttttcattaaattgTATGgacattttttaaagaaggaatgtaaaatattacgTATAAATTATTGCTTAGaacaaaatatagaaaataatgtAAGTAATGATATAAtgcaaaatttatataatattattaatataaaaaatagaaatgaaccaaattatgatgaaattcaaaaaatttcTAATGATTTTAATCCagacattatatattttgacgAATCTAATAATCCTTATAACATTGATTATGATAGATTCATTAAAGGactaaagaataaaaataataaaattcatAACAAaccaattattattaccaatATGAATAACAAAGCCAATTTAATTTCACAAAATCTTATCAATTCTCCTTTTACCCATTCAGATATtgtttttacatattttaatgaGAATTTCAGGGCACATAATagttttgttattttttataaaaaaggatataaatGTGTAAATACAGATGGTCATATAATTGAATATGATTatgagaaaaaattaaaatatgcctttgatgatatatatttaaataatatatttttttccttctttacatcttttaaattaatgaaaaatgaagaattcAAAGAATATGTAAAACAAATCAAagaaaatacatacatattatataaatatattaatcgGAAATATTTCCATATACAATATTCTCAAAATAATagcttttttaatttaaatccATCAAGTTGTACTTTTAATATACAAGAATTTTATctattatgtaataaattaaatatatactttgatatattaaaagataaatcGTCTAATCAAAAATCATTCAATATCGGCACTAATAATTTAACAAGCTTGGGATTGTTAACACacgatataaaaaatgtggcAGAATTTTTTAACGAATCtgttgttttatatttttatttaaaagaaaaatctaAATTAACAAATATGTCATTTATTCAATATATTGAGGATAATTCTTCAGCATCGGATATTTATTCTCTTGCTGTTGACatatcttcttttatatcatcatatcCATCTCCATAcacaaatgaataa
- a CDS encoding mitochondrial ribosomal protein L28 precursor, putative produces the protein MPKNLNLFGKYLRRLGKSHKKGFKKKQIIHPIPVKAYGRVPSAASQTGLYHDEDYNYYTKVSYSLKKTRIKLKPNVFKKHIVSNELNTIIPNVRLTTSALHAMDDAGGFDNYILRTPPEELRSNLGEKLRNVMYFYMSHPNIRSFSLPWKIFMNQFQQNDYFYSIYQHLRKKRLSELYQKNESAKYSPYYLPNEKNLHPQRQPFALNTEINALNLWFNKNNILKKAFIDKLKEAKSFDRAYTDHHFLDSYRKGRGRGGGGKHGRTPRRRSKTYKYHEIRPY, from the coding sequence aTGCCGAAAAACTTGAATTTGTTTGGTAAATATTTAAGAAGACTAGGTAAAAGTCATAAAAaaggttttaaaaaaaaacaaataattcaTCCAATACCTGTGAAAGCATATGGTAGAGTACCATCTGCCGCTTCACAAACTGGGTTATATCACGATGaagattataattattatacaaaagtatcatattcattaaaaaaaacaagaattaaattaaaacctaatgtttttaaaaaacatattgTAAGTAATGAATTAAATACAATAATCCCAAATGTTAGATTAACAACTAGTGCATTACATGCAATGGATGATGCTGGTGGAtttgataattatattttgagAACTCCTCCAGAAGAACTTCGATCTAATTTAGGAGAAAAATTAAGAAATgtaatgtatttttatatgtcacATCCAAATATTAGATCTTTTTCATTACCttggaaaatatttatgaatcAATTTCAACAAAATGATTACTTTTATTCTATTTATCAacatttaagaaaaaaacgCTTATCCGaattatatcaaaaaaatgaatcagCCAAATATTCTCCATATTATTTACCTAATGAAAAAAACCTACACCCACAAAGACAACCATTTGCTTTAAACACAGAAATTAATGCTTTAAATTTGtggtttaataaaaataatatcctAAAAAAAGCCTTCattgataaattaaaagaagcAAAGTCATTTGATAGGGCTTATACTGATCATCACTTTTTGGATAGTTACAGAAAAGGTAGGGGCAGAGGAGGAGGAGGAAAACATGGACGAACACCCAGAAGAAGATCAAAGACGTATAAATACCACGAAATTAGACCTTACTAA